In Candidatus Methylopumilus universalis, one DNA window encodes the following:
- a CDS encoding pyruvate, water dikinase regulatory protein encodes MSQQKRTAFFISDGTGITAGALGQLLAHFPETQFTQIRIPFTDSDAKVDDAQKRIVNARMENGQRPIVIMSIGNQKLRAELKEVDAYYIDLFDSFIDPLGVELKEEPLTRPGVAHSISGTNYSDRMEAINFALGHDDGMTHNGLNQANVILVGVSRSGKTPTSIYLAMQFGIKAANYPLTPEDFERKALPPILEGYIDKIFGLTIQADRLSSLRSERRPNSTYASLDNCRKEITDCENLMKRAGIPWADSTTRSVEELSAIILQKIRQPNT; translated from the coding sequence ATGTCACAACAAAAAAGAACAGCGTTCTTTATCTCAGATGGAACAGGCATTACAGCTGGCGCATTAGGCCAACTTTTAGCACACTTTCCAGAAACACAATTCACGCAAATTAGAATTCCATTTACTGATTCCGACGCTAAAGTGGATGATGCGCAAAAACGTATCGTCAATGCAAGAATGGAAAATGGGCAAAGACCCATTGTCATCATGTCGATTGGCAATCAAAAACTTCGCGCTGAACTTAAAGAAGTTGATGCTTACTACATCGATCTTTTTGATTCATTTATTGATCCTTTAGGTGTTGAATTAAAAGAAGAACCGCTGACACGACCGGGTGTGGCACATAGTATTTCAGGCACTAATTATTCAGACAGAATGGAAGCAATTAATTTTGCATTAGGCCACGATGACGGCATGACACATAATGGTTTAAATCAAGCCAATGTCATTTTAGTGGGCGTATCAAGATCAGGCAAAACACCAACAAGCATTTATCTCGCGATGCAATTTGGTATTAAAGCCGCGAACTACCCTCTCACACCTGAAGATTTTGAAAGAAAAGCGCTGCCGCCTATTTTAGAAGGTTATATTGATAAAATTTTCGGGCTAACAATACAAGCAGATCGCTTAAGTAGCCTTCGAAGTGAAAGACGACCAAATAGTACATATGCTTCGCTTGATAACTGCAGAAAAGAAATTACTGATTGTGAAAATCTTATGAAGCGAGCAGGCATTCCTTGGGCAGATTCGACTACACGCTCAGTCGAGGAACTATCAGCTATCATCCTACAAAAAATCCGCCAACCAAATACCTAA
- a CDS encoding glutathione peroxidase: MKNLLKSLLLFWMIPVMSYAACLPLYDHQFNTLQGEKINLCDYQSKPILVVNTASKCGFTPQFNSLEALYKKYHSKGLLVIGFPSNDFNQELSTDKEVKDFCKLTYAVEFPMTSKSNVTGKNANPFYQELIKASGSMPQWNFHKYLILPQGKKVYAFTSDVAPDSPEIVDKIKAELK, encoded by the coding sequence ATGAAAAACCTTTTAAAATCTTTATTACTTTTTTGGATGATTCCTGTTATGTCTTATGCAGCTTGCCTTCCTCTATATGACCATCAATTTAATACACTTCAAGGTGAGAAAATCAACCTGTGTGATTATCAGTCAAAACCTATACTTGTCGTGAATACCGCAAGTAAGTGCGGATTTACGCCACAGTTTAATTCTTTAGAAGCGCTTTATAAGAAATACCATAGTAAAGGTTTATTGGTGATCGGCTTTCCATCTAATGACTTTAACCAAGAGTTAAGTACTGATAAAGAAGTTAAAGATTTTTGTAAATTAACTTATGCGGTTGAATTTCCAATGACATCAAAATCAAACGTCACTGGTAAAAATGCAAATCCATTCTATCAAGAGCTCATTAAGGCCTCAGGTTCAATGCCTCAATGGAATTTTCATAAATACTTAATATTGCCTCAAGGTAAAAAAGTATATGCATTTACGAGTGATGTAGCGCCTGACTCACCAGAGATAGTAGATAAAATTAAAGCCGAATTAAAGTAA